The Streptomyces sp. NBC_00659 genomic interval GAAGGCCGCCGACTGATGAGCGGTCCACAGGGCCGCCATTCGTCCGTGAGCTCGCGGACCGGTCCGTGGCGGACGGTCGGCGCCACGACGCCGACGCGGTGCCCGGTGGGCGACCGGCAGGCGTCGTCGCACAGCTGGTCTCGCCTGCCGGTTTCGTAGGCCCGGAGCGAGGGGCGCCGGTCAGGTCCCGTCCTCGGCGCGCGGCCAGTTCTCCAGGGTCACGTGCAGTGCGTCCAGCGCGTGTCTCCAGGACGTCTCCACGGAGCGCGGGGCACCGAAGCCGCCGATGGCCTCCAGGGCGCAGTAACCGTGGAACGTGCTGCGCAACAGGCGCACGGCGTCGGTCAGATCGGGCTCGGACAGCCCGTAGGCGCGGAGCATTCCATAGGTGACCTCGGCGGTGACCTCCGCCGTGCGACGGTACTCCGGCCGCTCCGCGACCAGGGCCGGGTCGGGCTGAGTGTGGGTGGCCCGGTAGCGGCCGGGCCGCTCCAGCGCGTAGGCGCGATAGGCGTCGGCGAAGGCGACGAGGGCGTCCTTTCCGGCCCGTCCGGCCACGGCGGTGGCGATCCTGTCGATCATCTCGCCGGACGCGAGCAGCGCCATGCGCTCGCGCAGCTCCCGGACGTTCCTCACATGCGCGTACATGCTCGCGTCCTTCACCCCGAACTGCCGGGCCAGCGCCGCCACCGTGACGTTCTCGAAGCCGATCTCGTCCGCGAGATCGGCCGCCGCCAGCACGACCCGCTCGGTCGTGAGTCCGGCACGAGCCATGAGGACCACCTTTTAGCCACGGAACATTTCCTGGGGAACCCAGGCAGAAGCCTAGTCCCGCATGGCCGCCGACTCCGTGGAATTCATGACGCAACGGACAGGGTGTGGAGCAACAGGCTTATAGGTAAAGCCAGTTGACCGTTCCAGGTCGCCCCACGAACACGAGGGGGCCGCCCGCCGTTCATGCTCCGCCCCGAACCTCCTCATGACGCGTCCGCAGGGGCGGGGCGGGATTCAGGAGGCGGTCATGGGCCACACGCACGGACACGAGCACGGGCATCACCATCATCACCCGCACGGCCACGAGGGCACGGGTACCACGCTGCCCGCCGCCTTCGACACCGCCGTGCCCGACGAGGCCCTCACCCCCGAGCAGCGCTCGCGCCGCTCCCTGCTGCGCCGCGCGGGACTGCTCGGCGCCGGCCTCGCCGCCGCCGGCGTCCTCGCGCAGGGGGCCGCCACCCCCGCGTACGCCTCCACGGGCGGCCGGAGAAAGAACGGCTTCCTGTGGCTCGCCGGAGACCACCACATCCACACCCAGTACAGCAGCGACGGCAAGTACCGCGTCCGTGACCAGGTCCGGCAGGGCGCCGCGCACGGCCTGGACTGGATGGTCATCACCGACCACGGCAGCGAGACCCACGCCAAGATCGGTGTGGACAAGGTCAACCCGGACATCCAGGCGGCCCGGGAGGCCTACGGGGACACCCTCGTCTTCCAGGGCCTCGAATGGAACATCCCGGCCGCCGAGCACGGCACCGTCTTCGTCCACCCCGGCCGCAACGAGGTCGCGGTCCTCAAGCAGTTCGAGACCGACTACGACGGCAGCGTCAAGGGTGCCTCCGACTCGACGCCCGCCAACGAGGCGCTCGCCATCGCCGGCCTCAACTTCCTTGCCGAGCAGGTCCAGCGGCGCCGCGTCAAGGACATCCTGATGCTGGCCAACCACCCCGCCCGCAAGGGCCTCGACTCCCCGCACGAGATCCGTGCCTGGCGCGACGCGACCCCCGCGTCCCACCAGATCGCCGTCGGTTTCGAGGGCGCGCCCGGCCACCAGGCCGGCGGCATCCAGAAGACGTACGGCATGGGCCTCGCGCGCGGTCTGTACGACAGCAGCCCGAGCGCCAACTCGTTCGCCGGCTACCCGCTGGAGAGCTACCGCACCTGGGGCGGCTTCGACTGGATGACGGCCACCGTCGGCGGTCTGTGGGACAGCCTCCTCGCCGAGGGCAAGCCCTGGTGGATCACCGCCAACTCCGACTCCCACCAGGTCTACACGGACACCGCAGTACGCGGCGGACCGGACAGCGACTTCACCGCCAACGGCAGGCACACCGACCCGGTCTACGGCGGAAAGATCGACACCACCCAGGGCGACTACTGGCCCGGCCAGTACAGCCGTACGCACGTGGGCTCCGACGGATTCTCCTACGCGGCCGTGATGGACGGCATCCGCGCCGGCCGGGTCTGGGTCGACCACGGGCAGCTCATCAGCGGTCTCGACGCGCGCGTCTCCGGCGGCGGCCGCTGGGCCACCCTCGGCGGCGCCCTGCATGTGCGCAAGGGCACCCGGGTCACCCTGACCGTGGACATCGGACTGGCCGGCGGCCCCAACTGGGCCGGTTTCGTACCCAAGTTGGCTCGCGTCGACGTCGTCCAGGGCGATGTCACGGGCGCGGCCTCCGACCGGGACACGCTCACCGCCCCCACCGCGCGGGTCGCCAAGTCCTACGAGGTGAACAAGTCGGCCGGCACGGTCCGGCTCACCTACGACCTCGGCGCCGTCGACCGCCCGGTGTACGTCCGGCTGCGCGGCACCGACGGAAACCGCTCCGCCGTCGGCCTGAGGGGCGCGTCGGTCGACCCGGCGGGCCCGGCCGTGGACGTCCTCGGCGACGCGGACCCGTGGAAGGACCTGTGGTTCTACTCCAACCCGGTGTGGGTCCTCCCGTCGTGAGCGAGCCGTACGTCGTCGGAGTCGACACCGGTCATACGTGTGCCCTGCGGGAGGCCGACCATCTGGTGCGCGCGCTCGCCGCGGAACTCGGCCTGCCCGCGGACGTGCTGGGCTGCACGCACCACGTACGGGACGGGCGGCGGCCGCACACGGCGCTGTCCTTCGCCGTGCCGTCGGAGCGGGTCGCCCGTGCGGCCTGGCGGTGGCTCACGGAGAACGGCTCCGGCAGGCCCGCCACCGGCACCGGCACCGGCACCATCGCCGGCACCATCGCCGGCACCATCGCCGGTGCCGGTGCCGGTGCCGGGGAAGGCGACGGGGGCGGGGGAGCCGGTGGATCGGGTGCCGGTCCTGACGCCGGGACCGGCACCCTCCTGGGTGTCGCCTTCGGCGGCGACCGGCACGGGCCCGACGAACTCGCGGCCGGAGCCGCCCACGCGGCCGCCGAACACAGGGCGCGCACGGGCGGCCGTGCCGTCCTGTACCCGGGAGTCGACGCCCTGACCGGTGTCCTGACCGTCGCACGGCTGCTGGAGGTCTCCGCGGTGGACCAGGTCGCCGTGCTCGGCTCGCCCGGAGGGGCCGCCAGGGAGGCGAAGCTGGTCACCCGCGACCACGTCCGCCCCGAGTGGCGCGAGGGCCGGCTCGTCCTCGCGGCGATGCCGGCCGTCGGCGGCACCCTGGTGCCCTTCGAGGTCCCGGACCCGACACCCTGCTGCGCCGACCACTGACGGGTGCGGCCGGACGGCCGGGGAGAGCCGTCCGGCCGCACCCGGACCGAGGGCCTCAGCCCGGGATCACGGAGAACACGAACGAGAACTCCGCCGGGGCGGCCCGCAGTTGGTAGCGCGGAAGGGCGCCGGGACCGCACGACTGGGAACCGATGCCCTGCTGGCCGTGATCGAGGTTGACCCAGACCGTGTCACCGGGGCGCAGATCCGTCAGATGGCCGGCCGCGTCCAGTTCCTCGGTCGTCCAGCGGCGCGCGGTGAACCAGAAGGCCGGGTCGCCCTCGATCCGCAGTCCGCCGATCTCGGCCCGGCGGACGTCCGGCCGGGCGCCGTTCTCCTGCGGGCGCACGTAGGGCGTCTGCATCGCGTCGACCGTCGACTCCCAACGTCCGTTCACGGAAGCCGACCTGGTGTCCGGGTATCCCTCTCCGGGGCCACCGCCGAGCCAGGTCACCCGGTCCGCGGAGCCCGGGAGCCCGAGCCGGACGCCGAGTCGGGGCAGCGGCAGTTCCCACCGGCCCTCCGGGGCCACGGACACGGTCAGCCGCAGCCGGGTGCCGTCGGAGGTCCAGCGGTACACCGTGCGCAGGCCCACGTCCCGGGCCGCGGGCGCCACCCGGGTGCGTACGGTCAGGGAGTCGTCGTCCGCCTCCACCGCGTCCAGACGGTGCCGCATCCGGTGCAGGCCCAGCGCGCGCCAGAGCGGGCCGTGCCGGGCGTCCGGCTGCCAGTGCGCGCCGTTGTCGTTGTCGGTGGGGGCGCGCCACACGTCGAGTCGGGGTCCGGTGACCTCGATCCCGCCGAGGGACAGCAGCGCACCGGTGCGGCTGTCGAAGGTGCCCGGTCCGAGGACGGTCACCCCCTCGCCGGGGACCGGAACCGCGGACGGCGCGACGGCCGGCGACGCGGGCTCCGCCACGGGCAGTTGGGTCCAGGCGACGACATGGCCGCGCGGCCCCCACGCCGTCTCCTCGGCCAGTACGGCCCGGACCGTCCATTGTGCCCCGGCGCCGCGCGGATCCACGGGCGGTGCCGGGAGTTTGACGTCGGCCGACCGGCCCGGTGTCAGCGCGGGCACCGTGAGCGGGCCCGACTCGACGGTCTCGCCGTCGACTTGGTACGACCACTCGAAGGCCAGGCCGGAGAGGTCCGCGAAGTCGTACCCGTTGGTGACGCGCACGGTGCCGTCCCAGCCCGCGACGGCTTCCCGGCGCTCACCGGGCGGGGAGAAGGAGTCCCCGCCGTCGATGCGGACGGGCTCGATCACCTTCTTGTACTCGACGAGCCCGGGGGACGGCGTCCGGTCCGGGAAGACGAGTCCGTCGCACACGAAGTTCCCGTCGTGCAGCTCCTCGCCGAAGTCCCCTCCGTAGGCGAACCCGTGACGCCCGTCCCGGATGCCGTGGTCGATCCACTCCCAGACGAAGCCGCCCTGGAGACGCTCGTAGGAGGTGAACAGGCTCTGGTAGTCGGCGATGCCGCCGGGGCCGTTGCCCATGGCGTGCCCGTACTCGCACAGGATGAAGGGGAGCCGGCGTCGCATCGGCCCCCCGCCGTCCTGGTGCCGGCCGATCCGTTCGACCTCGGCGTGATCGGCGTACATGCGTGAATAGACGTCCGTGTCACGGCAGTCGTGGTCGCCCTCGTAGTGGATGAGCCGTGAACCGTCGCGGCCGCGGATCCACTCGGCCATCGCGGTGAGGCCGCGCCCGGTACCGGCCTCGTTGCCGAGGGACCAGAGGACGACCGACGGATGGTTCTTGTCGCGTTCGACCATGCGCGCGGCCCGGTCGAGCAGCGCGGGTGTCCAGCGGGGGTCGTCGACGGGGTTGTCGCGCCAGGCCTGTTCGGTGAAACCGTGGGTCTCCAGGTCGCACTCGTCGATGACCCACAGGCCGTAGGTGTCGCAGAGGTCGAGGAAGGCGGGGTGCGGCGGGTAGTGCGAGGTGCGCACGGCGTTGATGTTGTGCCGTTTCATCAGCAGCACGTCGGCGAGCATGGTCTCCGGGTCGAGGGCGCGGCCCTTCTCCGGATGCCATTCGTGCCGGTTGACGCCCTTGAAGAGGACCGCCGTGCCGTTGACCTTGATCAGACCGTCCTCGAGCGCGACGGTACGGAAGCCGACGCGCAGGGGGACGCGCTCGCCCTCGGTGACCAGTTCGCCGTCGTACAGCCGGGGCGTCTCGGCCGTCCAGGGCAGCACCGGGACGGTGACCGGTGTCCCGGTCGCGACATCGATGTCCAGGGCGGGCACGAGGACCCGCCCGTCGACGTCGGAGTCGACGCGCAGGGTCCCCAGACCCTGGTGACGGTCGTAGGAGGCGTGCACGAAGAAGTCGAGCACGCTGCCCGGCGGGCGGTGCAGCAGCGTGACATCGCGGAAGATGCCCGGCAGCCACCACTGGTCCTGGTCCTCCAGGTAGGAGCCCGCCGACCACTGGTGCACCCGGACCGCGAGCACGTTGCCGCCCGGCTTCAGCAGATGGCCCACGGCGAACTCGTGCGGCAGCCGCGAGCCCTTGAACACGCCGAGGTCCGTGCCGTTCAGCCAGACCCGGGCACAGGACTCGACCCCGTCGAAGCGCAGGACCGTACCGCCGTCCGCGGGCCAGTCCGCCGGCAGGTCGAAGCGGCGCAGGTGGTCGCCGGTCGGGTTCTCGGTCGGTACCCGCGGCGGGTCGACGGGGAACGGGTAGAGGTGGTTGGTGTAGATCGGCGATCCGTGACCTTGCAGCACCCAGTGGCCGGGGACCTCCACCTGGGCCCAGCCCGCGGGCTCGTACCCCTCGGCCGCGAACGAGTCGTCCTCGGCGTCGGCGGTGGGCGCGAGGCGGAAGTCCCAGCCGCCGTTCAGGGACAGGGACCGGGCGTCCGAGGCCGCGTACCAGGCGCGGGGCGGAAGGGCGCCGCTGCCGGGGGAGACGTCCTCGACGTGATCGGTGGGTGACGGGGGAGAGGCGGGTGCTCCTTCAGCGGTGCGGAAAGACATGCGTCTCCTAGTTCAGCCCTTGATGCCGGTCTGCGCGATTCCCTGGACCAGCCAGCGCTGGAGGAACAGGAACACGAACACCAGGGGCAGGATGGAAATGGCCGTGGCCATGAAGATCAGATGGAAGTTGACGGTCTGGTTCGTCATGTACGAGGACAGCGCGACCTGGACGGTCCAGGCGTCGGGGTCCTGGCCGATGACCAGCGGCCACAGGAAGGCGTTCCAGCCGCTGATGAACGTGATGGTCGCGATCGCGGCGAAGAAGTTGAGGGAGTTGGGCACGACGACGCGCCAGTACGCGCCCCAGTAGCCGAGCCCGTCCATGCGCGCCGCCTCCTCCAGCTCCTTCGGGAACCCCAAGAAGTACTGCCGGAAGAGGAAGCACGTGAAACCGCTGAAAAGCCCCGGAATGATGAGGCCGCGAAGACTGTCCACCCAGCCGAGCGACGACACGAGCACGAAGCTCGGCACGAAGGTCACGGCGGAGGGGACCATCAGGGTCACCAGCACCGCGTAGAAGACCTTGTCGGCGTGCCGGTACGGGATCCGCGCGAGGCCGTAGCCGGCGAGCGAGCAGACCAGCAGGGTGCCGAGGGTGTGCAGCACTCCGACGACGGCGGAGTTCCACAGGGAGCGGGCGAAGGGGACGGTGGGGTCGTCGAACAGCTCGCCGATGTTGCCCCACTTGAGGTCGGTGGGGAAGAACTGCCAGTTCTCGCCGGTGATGGCGGCGTCGGTCGACAGGGCGTTGCGCACGAGCAGATAGAAGGGGACAAGGAAGAGCAGGCCGGCGACCCCGGTGGCGATGTACAGGCCGGTGCTGCCGAGGGTCCCTCCCCGGCCGGTCCGCCGGCGCTTCCGCGGCGCGGCGGCGTGGGTTGCGCGGTTCGGTGTGACGGCGGTCATTCGGCCTTCTCCCCGCGTCCGAATCCCATGAACGTGCCCTGGAGCAGGGTCACCATGCAGATCAGCAGGGTGAGGATGACCGCGCCCGCGCTGCCCGCTCCGTAGTCCTGCGCCTGGCCCAGCGCCGTGTAGTACAGCTCGACGAGCGGCGGCCGGCCCCAGGTGGTCTTCGAGAGCAGGTTGAAGAACTCGTCGAAGGCCTGGTAGGCGGCCACGAGGAGCAGCAGGATCACGGCCGTCGAGGTGGCCCGCAGCTGCGGCAGGGTGATGTGGCGGAAGGTCTGCCAGCCGGGACCGGCACCGTCTATCGCGGCGGCCTCGTAGAGCTCCGGCGGGATGTTCTGCAGGGCGGCCAGGAAGAGGATCATGTAGAAGCCGGCCTGGAGCCAGAGCCGCGCGCTCACGATGACCAGCCAGTACCAGGGTGGATCGGGGTTGGCCAGCCAGGCGATGTTCTCGACGCCGAACCAGCCGAGCACGGTGTTCATCAGACCGAAGCGGACCCCGCTGAAGATGGACATCTTCCAGATCAGCGAGGCGGCGACGTAGCTGCACGCGGTCGGCAGGAAGAACACCGACCGGAAGAACGCCCGCATGAACCGCAGCCGGTTCACCATCAGGGCGAGGCCCAGGGAGAGCGCCCAGGTCAGCGGCACGATGAAGGCGGCGAAGACGGTGAACGTCACCAGCGAGCCGGTGAAGTTGCTGTTCTCCAGCATCTGCCGGTAGTTGTCGAAGCCGACGAACTTGTCCGGGGTGACCGTGAAGCGCGCCTCGAAGAAGCTCAGCCACAGGCTCCAGCCGATCGGCACGTACACGAAGACGATCAGGCCGATGAGGAAGGGGCCGGTGAAGAGCCAGAAGTTGACGGTGCTGCCGTCCCGCCGGAACCGCCGGGGCCGGGCCGCTGTGGCCTCTGCCGGGGCGGAGCGCGGGACTTCGTGCGACGTGGTGGTCGACATGTCGAGGTCCGTCCGCCGGTCTATCCGAAGAGCTTCTTCAGCTCGCGGTTGACGGTCACGTCCGCCTTGTCGAGCGCGGCCTCCGGATCGCCGTCCTTGCGGACAGCGTTGGCGAAGACGTCCTCAAGCGCGGTGATCATGGACTGGGTCCAGCCGATGTTGTCGAAGTGCCCGTACTGGCCGAAGAGTTCGACTCCCTCGGCGGGCAGGCCGGACTTGAGCTTGGTGGCGGAGGCGGCGAGCGAGGAGCGCGGCGGGATGTGGAAGCCGTACGACAGCGACCAGTCCTCCTGGTACTTCTTCTGGTCGATCCAGAGCCACTTCACGTACTCCTTGGCCAGGTCGACGTTCCTGCCCTTGGCGTTGACGAACATCGACCAGCCGCCGTTGTAGACGGACGGCTTGCCCGCGTCCGTGACCTTGGGGAAGGGGAAGACTCCGATGTCGTCGCCGAGCACCTTCTGTATCTGCGGCATCGCCCACATCCCGCAGAACTGGATCGCGCACAGGCCCTGGTTGATCGCCGACGGGTCCCAGTAGTCGGCGGGGGCGTCGAGGAGCAGGTGGCCGCTGGTGAAGAGCTTCCGCATCGTCGTCAGTCCCTCCTTGACCCCCTCGGTGTGGTAAGCGATCTGGTTCTTGTCGTCGAGGGTGTCGGCGCCCGCGGACCAGATCATCGGGTTGATGACCGCGTGCAGGTCGTTGCCGATGAACAGGCCCTTGACCTTGCCGGTCGTCAACTTGGCGGCGGCCTCGACGAGTTCGTCGAGGGTGGTCGGCACCTTGACGCCGGCTTTCTCCAGCAGGGAGGGCCGGTAGAAGAAGAACTGGGGGTCGTCGATCATGCGGACGCCGTAGATCTTCCCGTCGACCGTGTGCGAGGCGATGTCGGCCGGGTTGAAGTCGTCCTTGACCGGATCGATGATGCCGCTGAGGTCTGCCACCTGGCCGCTCTTGACGAGCTGGATCTGCGGGTGGAACTCGAAGAGATCGGGCGCGTTCTTGGTGAGCAGCGAGGCGAACAGTTTGCTCTCGAAGTCGCTGCCGGTGATCCACTGCGTGGTCACCTGTGCCTTGTCGTAGGCCTTCGCGTACTTCTTGATGGCCTGCTCGGTGCCCGCCTCCCCGTAGGCGTGGAAGTACTGGACCAGTTCCTTGCCCGAACTCCCGCCCCCGGAGCGCCCGTTGTTGCTGCCGCACGCGGCCAGTGGCCCGAGGGCGGCGAGGCCGGCGGCGGCCCGCAGTACGGATCGACGGTCCCAGTTGCTGCTCAATGCCGACATGGTGACGTCCTTGTCTTGTGGGCGGTTTGAGTGCGCTGTGCATGCGGGCCGCGGGCGACCGCGGCTCGAACGGGCCGTGCGGTGCGGGACGTTAACCTTCCGCTAAGGCTTCGGCAAGGGGTTGGACGAAGTCGGCGTGAAGCGTTGCCGGGGGTTCGGGATACCGGACGCCACCGGTCCTGTGCCACCGGGGCGGCGGACCGTGACCGATCAACTCGCCGCGATATCGAGGTACTTGGATCAGGCCGTACCGTTGGGGCCGGTTCCGGCGCTCACGCCGGAGGCGCTGTACGGCTCCTGGCGGGGGCGGTCCGCCTGGCCGGGCGCTGACCGACCGACTGGAGCGCGCCTTCGAGGGCGAACGTGGCGGCGCCCAGGCAGACCGGGTCCGTCGGGATGGGCGAGAGGACGATCTCCGTGGCCGCGAGCGGACGCCGCAGCGCGTGCCGGGCGACGGCCTCGCGCACTTCGCGCAGCAGCGGTTCCCCGAGCGTGGCCGCGACCCAACTGCTCAGCACGACCACTTCGGGGTTGAGCAGATTGACCAGGTCGGAGATCCCCGCGCCGAGATAACGGGCGGTGTCGCGCACGACCTTGAGGGCGACAGGGTCCTGTGCGGCGACACCCGACGCCAGGGCGTCGATCGTGGCGGTCTGGTCCTCCGGGTGCAACAGGGTGCTCCTGGGGCTCAGCTCCCGCAGGTTCTGCATGATCCCGGGAGCCCCGACATACGTCTCCACGCAGCCGTGGTTGCCGCAGTGGCACAGCCGGCCGTCCAGCACGAGGGTGGTGTGACCCCACTCGCCGGCGCTGTTGCTGACCCCCCGGTGCAGCCCGCCGCCGAGGGCGAGACCGGCGCCCACGCCCGTGCCCAGATTGACCACGACGGCGTCACCGCGTCCACGGGCCGCGCCGAACCACAACTCGGCGACGGCACAGGCGCGCAGCGGGTTGTCGAGGTACAGCGGGTAGGCGATGTGCTCCGCGAGCAGTTCGAGCAGCGGCACGTCGTGCCAGTCCCAGTTGGGCGCGTACTCCGCGATCCCGGTGTCGCGGTCGACCTGCCCCGGGACGCTGACGCCCACGCCAAGGACCCGGGCGCCCTCCACCCCGGCCTGCGCGACCACCGAGCCGACGGCGGCCGCGACATGCCCGACGACCTGCTCCGGGCGGCTCTCGCCGGGGCGCATGTCCTCGTCGGCGCGGGCCAGTACGTTCAGGGCCAGGTCGAACAGCTCGACACGGACGTACGTCTCCGCGATGTCGACACCGATGAGGGCGCCCCCGGCCGCGTTGACCGCCACCAGTCCCCGCGGACGGCCGCCCGCCGAGTCCTCGAACCCGACCTCGGTCAGCATCCTGAGGTCGAGCAGCTCACCGACGAGCGTGGCGACCGTGGCCAGGCTGAGCCCGGTCGCCGCCGCCAACTCCTGCCGCGAGGTCGGGGATTCGGCGATGATCTGGCGCAGCACCTCGTACCGGTTCGCGGTGCGGATGTCGCGTGATGTGCCGCGCTTCATGGGGCTCCCCCTCGCTCCCGCGAACCGGTTGCCCGGCTCCTCGGCCCCGGCGCCGCGCCAGGTTATGGCCCGCCGGGGACTTTCGACAAGGGGTTAGGAAATGGGGTGGAGGAAGGGGCGAGGGAGGTCAGAGGACCGGGTGGAGGAAGTCCCGCACGAAGGCGTTGGTGAACGTGCCCGCCGGGTCGAGCTCGTCGGCCAGCGCCCTGAACTCGGCCAGCCGCGGCGACCGTTCGCGCAGCACCGCCGACGGCACGGTGAAGACCTTGCCCCAGTGCGGCCGCGGCCCGAACGGCTCCAGCGCCCGCTCGACCAGGCGTACCACCGGCAGGACGGCCTCGGTGTCCTCGACCCAGGTGAAGTGCACCGCCACGGTGTCGCGGCCGTAGGCCGGACTCAGCCACTGGTCGTCGGCGGCCACGGTCCGCACCTCGCAGATCTGGAGCAGCGGCGCGATCGTCCCGCGGATCGCGTCCAGCGCGTGCAGCGCCGCCGTCGCGTCCGAGCGGGCCAGCAGATACTCCGACTGGAGTTCGGCCCCGCTGCTCGGGGTGAACTCGGCCCGGAAGTGCGGCAGTCGCTCGTTCCAGGGCCCCGGGACCCCCAGCTGCTCGGTGCAGTTGCGGGCGGGCATGCCCGGCACCGGATGCATGGCCTCGGTCGCGGGAGCCGCCCACGGGAAGTCCGGCGACGGCTGGTCCGTGCGCCGTTTGAGCCACACCTGCCGGAAACCGGGGCGGCCCCAGTCGGTGAACAGGCTCACGCTGTAGGCGGAGGCCGCGACCGTCTCGAAGTCCAGCCCCTCCAGCGGCAGTTCGGTGAACAC includes:
- a CDS encoding ROK family transcriptional regulator, translated to MKRGTSRDIRTANRYEVLRQIIAESPTSRQELAAATGLSLATVATLVGELLDLRMLTEVGFEDSAGGRPRGLVAVNAAGGALIGVDIAETYVRVELFDLALNVLARADEDMRPGESRPEQVVGHVAAAVGSVVAQAGVEGARVLGVGVSVPGQVDRDTGIAEYAPNWDWHDVPLLELLAEHIAYPLYLDNPLRACAVAELWFGAARGRGDAVVVNLGTGVGAGLALGGGLHRGVSNSAGEWGHTTLVLDGRLCHCGNHGCVETYVGAPGIMQNLRELSPRSTLLHPEDQTATIDALASGVAAQDPVALKVVRDTARYLGAGISDLVNLLNPEVVVLSSWVAATLGEPLLREVREAVARHALRRPLAATEIVLSPIPTDPVCLGAATFALEGALQSVGQRPARRTAPARSRTAPPA
- a CDS encoding carbohydrate ABC transporter permease, with the protein product MTAVTPNRATHAAAPRKRRRTGRGGTLGSTGLYIATGVAGLLFLVPFYLLVRNALSTDAAITGENWQFFPTDLKWGNIGELFDDPTVPFARSLWNSAVVGVLHTLGTLLVCSLAGYGLARIPYRHADKVFYAVLVTLMVPSAVTFVPSFVLVSSLGWVDSLRGLIIPGLFSGFTCFLFRQYFLGFPKELEEAARMDGLGYWGAYWRVVVPNSLNFFAAIATITFISGWNAFLWPLVIGQDPDAWTVQVALSSYMTNQTVNFHLIFMATAISILPLVFVFLFLQRWLVQGIAQTGIKG
- a CDS encoding glycoside hydrolase family 2 TIM barrel-domain containing protein; the protein is MSFRTAEGAPASPPSPTDHVEDVSPGSGALPPRAWYAASDARSLSLNGGWDFRLAPTADAEDDSFAAEGYEPAGWAQVEVPGHWVLQGHGSPIYTNHLYPFPVDPPRVPTENPTGDHLRRFDLPADWPADGGTVLRFDGVESCARVWLNGTDLGVFKGSRLPHEFAVGHLLKPGGNVLAVRVHQWSAGSYLEDQDQWWLPGIFRDVTLLHRPPGSVLDFFVHASYDRHQGLGTLRVDSDVDGRVLVPALDIDVATGTPVTVPVLPWTAETPRLYDGELVTEGERVPLRVGFRTVALEDGLIKVNGTAVLFKGVNRHEWHPEKGRALDPETMLADVLLMKRHNINAVRTSHYPPHPAFLDLCDTYGLWVIDECDLETHGFTEQAWRDNPVDDPRWTPALLDRAARMVERDKNHPSVVLWSLGNEAGTGRGLTAMAEWIRGRDGSRLIHYEGDHDCRDTDVYSRMYADHAEVERIGRHQDGGGPMRRRLPFILCEYGHAMGNGPGGIADYQSLFTSYERLQGGFVWEWIDHGIRDGRHGFAYGGDFGEELHDGNFVCDGLVFPDRTPSPGLVEYKKVIEPVRIDGGDSFSPPGERREAVAGWDGTVRVTNGYDFADLSGLAFEWSYQVDGETVESGPLTVPALTPGRSADVKLPAPPVDPRGAGAQWTVRAVLAEETAWGPRGHVVAWTQLPVAEPASPAVAPSAVPVPGEGVTVLGPGTFDSRTGALLSLGGIEVTGPRLDVWRAPTDNDNGAHWQPDARHGPLWRALGLHRMRHRLDAVEADDDSLTVRTRVAPAARDVGLRTVYRWTSDGTRLRLTVSVAPEGRWELPLPRLGVRLGLPGSADRVTWLGGGPGEGYPDTRSASVNGRWESTVDAMQTPYVRPQENGARPDVRRAEIGGLRIEGDPAFWFTARRWTTEELDAAGHLTDLRPGDTVWVNLDHGQQGIGSQSCGPGALPRYQLRAAPAEFSFVFSVIPG
- a CDS encoding ABC transporter substrate-binding protein, with the protein product MSALSSNWDRRSVLRAAAGLAALGPLAACGSNNGRSGGGSSGKELVQYFHAYGEAGTEQAIKKYAKAYDKAQVTTQWITGSDFESKLFASLLTKNAPDLFEFHPQIQLVKSGQVADLSGIIDPVKDDFNPADIASHTVDGKIYGVRMIDDPQFFFYRPSLLEKAGVKVPTTLDELVEAAAKLTTGKVKGLFIGNDLHAVINPMIWSAGADTLDDKNQIAYHTEGVKEGLTTMRKLFTSGHLLLDAPADYWDPSAINQGLCAIQFCGMWAMPQIQKVLGDDIGVFPFPKVTDAGKPSVYNGGWSMFVNAKGRNVDLAKEYVKWLWIDQKKYQEDWSLSYGFHIPPRSSLAASATKLKSGLPAEGVELFGQYGHFDNIGWTQSMITALEDVFANAVRKDGDPEAALDKADVTVNRELKKLFG
- a CDS encoding TetR/AcrR family transcriptional regulator — encoded protein: MARAGLTTERVVLAAADLADEIGFENVTVAALARQFGVKDASMYAHVRNVRELRERMALLASGEMIDRIATAVAGRAGKDALVAFADAYRAYALERPGRYRATHTQPDPALVAERPEYRRTAEVTAEVTYGMLRAYGLSEPDLTDAVRLLRSTFHGYCALEAIGGFGAPRSVETSWRHALDALHVTLENWPRAEDGT
- a CDS encoding PHP domain-containing protein; this translates as MGHTHGHEHGHHHHHPHGHEGTGTTLPAAFDTAVPDEALTPEQRSRRSLLRRAGLLGAGLAAAGVLAQGAATPAYASTGGRRKNGFLWLAGDHHIHTQYSSDGKYRVRDQVRQGAAHGLDWMVITDHGSETHAKIGVDKVNPDIQAAREAYGDTLVFQGLEWNIPAAEHGTVFVHPGRNEVAVLKQFETDYDGSVKGASDSTPANEALAIAGLNFLAEQVQRRRVKDILMLANHPARKGLDSPHEIRAWRDATPASHQIAVGFEGAPGHQAGGIQKTYGMGLARGLYDSSPSANSFAGYPLESYRTWGGFDWMTATVGGLWDSLLAEGKPWWITANSDSHQVYTDTAVRGGPDSDFTANGRHTDPVYGGKIDTTQGDYWPGQYSRTHVGSDGFSYAAVMDGIRAGRVWVDHGQLISGLDARVSGGGRWATLGGALHVRKGTRVTLTVDIGLAGGPNWAGFVPKLARVDVVQGDVTGAASDRDTLTAPTARVAKSYEVNKSAGTVRLTYDLGAVDRPVYVRLRGTDGNRSAVGLRGASVDPAGPAVDVLGDADPWKDLWFYSNPVWVLPS
- a CDS encoding carbohydrate ABC transporter permease, which produces MSTTTSHEVPRSAPAEATAARPRRFRRDGSTVNFWLFTGPFLIGLIVFVYVPIGWSLWLSFFEARFTVTPDKFVGFDNYRQMLENSNFTGSLVTFTVFAAFIVPLTWALSLGLALMVNRLRFMRAFFRSVFFLPTACSYVAASLIWKMSIFSGVRFGLMNTVLGWFGVENIAWLANPDPPWYWLVIVSARLWLQAGFYMILFLAALQNIPPELYEAAAIDGAGPGWQTFRHITLPQLRATSTAVILLLLVAAYQAFDEFFNLLSKTTWGRPPLVELYYTALGQAQDYGAGSAGAVILTLLICMVTLLQGTFMGFGRGEKAE